CGGAATGGGGAAAAAAGCTTCCGATATTGTGTGCGATCATAAACATTAAATTTAAACGCAATGATACAAAAATTAGAACAAATAAAAACAAGGTACGAAGAGGTAAAGCATCTGATAATGGATTCTAATTCTATGAATGATATGTCATATTATGCAAAAATAAATAAAGAATATAAAGAATTAGAGAAAATAATTATACCATTTAACAAATATAAGCAATTACTCTCGGAAATAGAAGAAGCAAAAATAATTTTAGAGAATGAAAAAGATGCAGAATTAAGAGAAATAGCAAAATGGCAATTAGAGGAATTAGTTCCTCAGGAAGAAGAGATGCAAGAAACACTCAAAAAACTTCTGATACCAAGAGATCCGAACGATAGTAAAAATGCTATACTAGAAATAAGAGCGGGAACAGGAGGAGACGAAGCTTCTATTTTTGCGGGAGATTTGTTTAGAATGTATCAACGTTATTCAGAAAATAAAAAATGGAAAATCAATATAGTTGACTTTACGAATGGAACAGCAGGTGGGTATAAAGAAATTGTTGCTACAATAACTGGAAATAATGTGTATTCCGAAATGAAATTTGAATCGGGAGTCCATAGAGTGCAGCGCATCCCTCATACGGAAACACAAGGAAGAATTCACACATCTGCCGCAACAGTGGCAGTTCTACCCGAAATGGAAGATGTGGAGGTGCAAATAAATATGAACGATGTCAAAAAAGAAACTTTTTGCTCCTCTGGAGCAGGTGGACAATCCGTAAATACAACCTATTCTGCGGTAAGATTAACACATATTCCATCGGGTGTAGTGGTAAGCTGTCAGGATGAAAGGTCTCAAATAAAAAATTTTGATAAAGCACTCAAAATTCTCCGTTCTCGCATCTATGAAATGGAGCTCAAAAAACATACAGAACAAATAGGTGCTCAAAGAAAATCCATGGTCGGAAACGGAGACAGATCAGATAAAATTAGAACCTATAATTATCCTCAAAGCAGAGTTACTGACCACAGAATCGGGTATACTGTTTATAATCTTCCCACAGTAATGGACGGAAAAATTGAAGACTTTATAGAACAATTGCAAATTACTGAAAGCACAGAACGATTAAAAGAAGGTGTAGCAAAATAATATTTTTGGAATTGCATTTGAGAAAAGAGAATACAATAATTTAGTTCACCAAATATACTCAATTACTTAATAGTACATACCATACAATATTATGAGAGAAGAAGAATTAAAAAACAGAATAGCACAAGATTATTTTAAAGAATATAACTGCACCAAAATTATTGGCAATGTGGACTTCTGCGTTTGTAGGCAACAAAACCAACAAGAACTCTTTGAACCCGAATCTCTCTTTTGGGCAGAAGCAAAAAAAGGATCGTCTGATATTTATAAAGCAATAGTGCAACTTATACTCACCATTGGAAAAGCACGCACCTTTGATAAATACTTACCCCCTGCTTTTCTCGGAGCTTTTGATTCTGAAAAAATTGCTTTCATTCCCTATTGGGATATTCAAGAGACCTTTTATCAAAATGATTTTAACTGGAATGTTACCCCATCAAACCATGAAACCAAAGAATTTCAAAAACTCTACGAACAAGTAAAAACAATTTTAGAAAAAAATTCTCTCCAATTTTCTTTTGAACAAGATGGAAAAGAAAT
The Chitinophagaceae bacterium genome window above contains:
- the prfA gene encoding peptide chain release factor 1, which encodes MIQKLEQIKTRYEEVKHLIMDSNSMNDMSYYAKINKEYKELEKIIIPFNKYKQLLSEIEEAKIILENEKDAELREIAKWQLEELVPQEEEMQETLKKLLIPRDPNDSKNAILEIRAGTGGDEASIFAGDLFRMYQRYSENKKWKINIVDFTNGTAGGYKEIVATITGNNVYSEMKFESGVHRVQRIPHTETQGRIHTSAATVAVLPEMEDVEVQINMNDVKKETFCSSGAGGQSVNTTYSAVRLTHIPSGVVVSCQDERSQIKNFDKALKILRSRIYEMELKKHTEQIGAQRKSMVGNGDRSDKIRTYNYPQSRVTDHRIGYTVYNLPTVMDGKIEDFIEQLQITESTERLKEGVAK